A part of Leishmania infantum JPCM5 genome chromosome 13 genomic DNA contains:
- a CDS encoding putative N-acetyltransferase subunit ARD1: MQLRRATMEDMYEMQHSNLRCLPENYNLRYYYYHLLSWPQLLYVQQDYNRNTVGYALGKMDDEEVPDKKHGHITSLAVLRSHRKLGIASRVMRATMKEMDAEYGAHYCSLHVRKTNDAALHLYQDTLGFRCVGVEEKYYMDEEDAYHMKSFFHQANPGSYVDDHKRLIRKAVPGELEGSPAAAGASSPASGGRGGDKNGKRGNDKAAKEISAKEREAAMAELLGLETGGKGRVAGGGAGGKGKSGNSSGSGGKRGSGRQK; the protein is encoded by the coding sequence ATGCAGCTCCGTCGCGCCACCATGGAGGACATGTACGAGATGCAGCACAGCAATCTCCGTTGCCTTCCGGAGAACTACAACCTGCGGTACTACTACTACCATCTCCTGTCAtggccgcagctgctctaCGTGCAGCAAGATTACAACCGCAACACCGTTGGCTATGCTCTAGGCAAGATGGACGATGAGGAGGTGCCGGATAAAAAGCATGGCCACATCACGTCCTTGGCCGTGCTGCGGTCGCATCGCAAGCTCGGCATCGCGTCGCGCGTGATGCGGGCGACTATGAAGGAGATGGACGCCGAGTACGGCGCTCACTACTGCTCTCTGCATGTGCGCAAGACgaacgacgccgcgctgcacctcTATCAGGACACCCTCGGCTTTCGCTGCGTCGGCGTAGAGGAAAAGTACTAcatggacgaggaggacgcgtATCACATGAAGAGCTTCTTTCACCAGGCGAATCCCGGCTCCTACGTCGACGATCACAAGCGGCTGATCCGCAAGGCGGTGCCTGGTGAGTTGGAAGGCAGCCCGGCCGCGGCtggcgcgtcgtcgccggcgtccGGCGGACGCGGCGGGGACAAGAATGGCAAGAGGGGCAACGATAAGGCCGCGAAGGAGATCTCCGCGAAGGAGcgggaggcggcgatggccgAGCTGCTGGGGCTGGAGACGGGCGGCAAGGGCAGGGtcgcgggtggtggtgctggcggaaAAGGCAagagcggcaacagcagcggcagcggcgggaagagaggcagcgggCGACAGAAGTAG
- the MKK2 gene encoding mitogen-activated protein kinase kinase 2: MLVTMENYQIIESIGEGSFGKVYKARIKGTGQIVAMKFIVKKGKNEKELKNLRSEIEILTKLNHPHIIMLFDSFETDSDFVVVMEYAQGELYDILEDEKQLPAKEVQKIAKQLIQALNYLHSNRIIHRDMKPQNILIGQNGAVKLADFGFARSMSYNTIVLTSIKGTPLYMAPELVQERAYDNRVDLWSLGCILYELYYGKPPFYTNNLFALIKKIVCEPVKYDSKANDPISPEFKSFLSGLLTKSASSRLNWPELLNHPFVQLTKSDASWQDAIMQHDSRMKARMDRLGCLRLHGNAGRAAPKRKSTQSDDIFNLKTVQKLTSGCEFDVCATLTQLVRMARASNGDVTKSTALLGVFDSGVLEAALTLLNEKQSVKVVGLVLQFVQELVFPEHGDLLAFPSQRPKRDGLAVLEEKHSRQQEDLFIRQQVALKLMKKPHTALDFIISEISSGGDSLAETCVKIMFQCFRWENSFGPMVTQLRTFPEMWAAILKSVNHHSVSRGETSHEYAALVFHTVSIVIPHVKLASPQRINREEVLELVTQGLSAVCYYEAGMVDAHRNKTPPLVYAAAAALLIAFAHRELKDIVSFKVNGALLDGIYSIVDAVTDAPSRPVTPRALGSSYGYPDYGLLDGVAHMLSLVFSDSDSLVYAKLPGRSEHRFLESDTKSLALLVMTLLRDSDPRMELSPNGVQTLLRAAQQIFQQEKEQALSMSLLMEPIAPYSGESGSLCWLSVICRTMKTDYFRQLFYWPACRGGGATGVSAHVTIVSQILSDSLRPVSSSSNPTPVEDKLLGDVSRVLYKEKVIELLVHAMDYSEGVFLGSPFAIIAKLCANSADSIKAFVDCGGVDAARIRRILDPDKAGTGLMSDGLVVLSQMARMSAEFYEPIHRSNLYDCLAALLQHSEKDLRGKTCTLIGNLCKHSDFFFEPLEKNHIVERLVKCCSDSDAQTQKLAAFAIGNAAFHSGYLYNLLSPAIPSLVGLLACGDAKTRQNAAGALSNFVRNGDQLVSSLAESSVVESLLKMLRDDDTPSSKKVAVLTINSFCAYDVFRRKFIALNLREDIRKLQQDPNARADPSIQKYVGNLVDRLG, encoded by the coding sequence ATGCTTGTGACGATGGAGAACTACCAAATAATCGAGTCCATCGGAGAGGGCTCCTTTGGCAAAGTGTACAAAGCCCGTATCAAGGGCACGGGCCAAATAGTAGCAATGAAATTCATTGTCAAGAAAGGCAAAAACGAGAAGGAGCTGAAAAATCTGAGGAGCGAGATCGAGATTTTGACGAAGCTGAATCATCCGCATATTATCATGCTCTTTGACTCATTTGAGACGGATTCCGACTTTGTAGTGGTGATGGAGTATGCACAGGGTGAGCTATATGACATCCTGGAAGATGAAAAGCAGCTGCCGGCGAAGGAGGTGCAGAAGATTGCAAAGCAACTCATCCAGGCACTGAATTACCTTCACTCTAATCGAATCATTCACCGTGATATGAAGCCGCAGAACATCTTAATTGGACAGAACGGTGCCGTAAAACTGGCAGATTTCGGCTTTGCGCGCTCTATGAGCTACAACACAATCGTACTAACGAGCATCAAGGGTACACCGCTCTACATGGCTCCGGAGCTGGTGCAAGAGCGCGCGTACGACAACCGAGTTGACCTGTGGTCGCTAGGCTGCATATTGTATGAATTGTACTACGGCAAACCGCCTTTCTACACGAACAACCTTTTTGCTTTGATCAAGAAGATCGTTTGTGAGCCAGTCAAGTACGATTCCAAGGCCAATGATCCGATTAGCCCCGAGTTCAAGAGCTTTCTTAGCGGCCTCTTGACCAAGTCTGCGTCCTCGCGGCTCAATTGGCCTGAACTGCTGAACCACCCATTTGTGCAGCTGACGAAGAGTGACGCGTCGTGGCAGGATGCTATTATGCAGCACGATTCGAGGATGAAGGCCCGAATGGATAGACTAGGGTGTCTTCGACTTCATGGAAACGCTGGTCGTGCGGCCCCAAAGCGCAAGTCTACCCAAAGCGATGACATTTTCAACCTGAAGACAGTGCAGAAGCTCACGAGCGGTTGCGAGTTCGACGTCTGCGCCACACTCACCCAGCTGGTGCGGATGGCTAGGGCGTCCAATGGAGATGTAACAAAAAGCACTGCTCTTCTTGGAGTGTTCGACTCCGGGGTCCTGGAGGCCGCGTTGACGCTGCTCAACGAGAAGCAGTCGGTGAAAGTTGTCGGTTTAGTGCTGCAGTTCGTGCAAGAGCTGGTATTTCCGGAACATGGTGATTTGCTTGCCTTTCCCTCCCAGCGTCCGAAACGCGACGGGTTGGCGGTGTTAGAGGAAAAACACTCACGTCAGCAGGAGGATCTGTTTATTCGACAGCAGGTTGCTCTGAAGCTGATGAAGAAGCCTCACACGGCGCTTGATTTCATCATTAGCGAAAtaagcagcggcggcgattCTCTTGCCGAAACGTGTGTGAAGATCATGTTCCAGTGTTTCCGCTGGGAGAACAGCTTTGGGCCGATGGTGACACAGCTGCGGACTTTTCCGGAAATGTGGGCGGCCATCCTCAAATCTGTCAACCATCACAGTGTCTCAAGGGGCGAGACGTCGCACGAGTATGCGGCTCTTGTTTTTCACACGGTGTCTATCGTCATTCCGCACGTCAAGCTGGCATCCCCGCAGCGGATAAATCgtgaggaggtgctggagctcGTGACGCAAGGTCTCTCCGCTGTTTGCTATTACGAGGCCGGCATGGTAGACGCGCATCGGAATAAAACCCCCCCGCTGGTCtatgcagcggcagcggcactcCTCATCGCCTTCGCTCATCGAGAGCTGAAGGATATTGTCTCGTTTAAGGTGAATGGTGCGCTGCTAGACGGGATTTACTCCATCGTCGATGCCGTGACAGACGCACCGAGTCGACCTGTAACGCCGCGGGCGCTGGGAAGTAGCTATGGGTATCCTGACTACGGCTTGCTAGATGGCGTCGCCCATATGCTGTCGCTGGTTTTCTCAGACTCAGACTCGCTCGTCTACGCCAAGCTGCCTGGTAGATCAGAGCACCGCTTTTTGGAGAGTGACACCAAAAGCCTGGCACTGTTGGTCATGACACTTCTGCGTGACAGCGATCCAAGGATGGAATTGTCACCCAACGGTGTCCAGACGCTGTtgcgagcggcgcagcagataTTTcagcaggagaaggagcaAGCTCTGTCGATGAGTTTGCTGATGGAGCCGATAGCCCCCTACTCAGGGGAGTCAGGGAGCCTATGCTGGCTCTCAGTCATCTGCCGCACAATGAAAACCGATTACTTCCGTCAGCTTTTTTACTGGCCGGCgtgtcgcggcggtggcgcgacCGGCGTCAGCGCGCACGTGACAATTGTGTCTCAGATTTTATCTGACTCACTGCGTCCCGTGAGCTCGTCCTCAAATCCAACGCCTGTGGAGGACAAGCTGCTAGGCGACGTCAGCCGCGTTCTGTACAAGGAGAAAGTTATCGAGCTGCTTGTGCACGCTATGGACTACTCTGAGGGGGTTTTTCTCGGGAGCCCGTTCGCCATCATCGCGAAGCTGTGCGCCAACTCCGCAGACTCCATCAAGGCCTTCGTAGACTGTGGCGGTGTAGACGCCGCTCGAATCAGGCGTATTCTCGACCCAGACAAAGCAGGCACAGGGCTGATGTCGGACGGATTGGTGGTGCTTTCGCAAATGGCACGCATGTCTGCAGAGTTTTATGAGCCCATTCATAGATCCAACCTGTATGATTGCTTGGctgcgctcctccagcactCAGAAAAAGATTTACGCGGCAAGACATGCACGCTTATTGGGAATTTGTGTAAGCACTCCGACTTCTTCTTTGAGCCACTTGAGAAGAACCACATTGTAGAGCGGCTGGTGaagtgctgcagcgacagcgacgcacagacacagaagTTGGCAGCGTTTGCCATTGGCAATGCTGCGTTTCATAGTGGCTATCTGTACAATTTGCTGAGCCCAGCCATTCCCTCGCTGGTGGGTCTTCTGGCGTGTGGGGACGCAAAGACGCGTCAAAACGCTGCCGGGGCGCTGAGCAACTTTGTTCGAAACGGAGACCAGCTCGTGAGCTCCTTGGCAGAGTCCAGCGTCGTTGAATCTCTGCTGAAGATGTTGCGTGACGACGACACACCGTCATCAAAAAAGGTCGCAGTGCTCACTATCAACTCGTTTTGTGCATACGATGTATTCCGTCGCAAGTTTATTGCGCTGAACTTGCGAGAGGATATTCgcaagctgcagcaggaccctaacgcgcgcgcagaccCCTCAATTCAAAAGTACGTTGGCAATCTCGTAGATCGACTTGGTTGA
- a CDS encoding putative flagellar radial spoke protein, with the protein MASTALSAAELEAQFANAKAYLMRADKDGVSAYDQLTRLMELLLEENPENVAGDPSKLHEILSFIQTHSFACGESTSACYEATQVPAEELRRFEDNKKLFDLPAPEVRTVIEQPDPYTTITTTTVVPLKAPSFESVAAQNKYWTAAGCGLADEEAFLLDRSITNLAMEKNLQDIKFFGKIFGTHSDYFVLRTRRYLEAGETVYVETNTMGKPPRKKGMVPVQAEPGYVGVNRYTFWVTASPSDKWEKLPDVTPQQINAARETKRFFTGDLSASVAATFPWGEAAYLRAQLARITSSTTIAPQGALEEPEPEQETEEDEDEDAEDGAQRKPKEAKYKPLVVPSPDYGEEEVDVAQLTIDRWVHAEGYIYKNGRQTKVPEKPEPEEGEGEGEEEAEPEPAEPEADAQGEEEEEEGEPEEDEEVELFAPIQNDHLYGVVDIPQPPPAINDEDEEEEEEPEEEGEEERGEPDNTPLKPLRDDDVPDDDPTKMKIACWTMRVENNVSKAHRMAVVQSLRWPGATAYAAEGGKRWSCVYFGNGMKKTDAAFTPPPAPPVQSECADITEVEDPTATVEKLVRRGEEIPEADSEAEPDELEEEEDS; encoded by the coding sequence ATGGCCTCAACAGCGCTTTCtgctgcggagctggaggcgcagtTCGCCAACGCCAAGGCATACCTCATGCGGGCGGACAAGGATGGCGTGAGCGCCTATGACCAGCTCACACGCCTCATGGAGCTTCTTCTTGAGGAGAACCCTGAGAACGTTGCAGGCGATCCTTCAAAGCTGCACGAGATCTTAAGCTTCATCCAGACGCACAGCTTCGCGTGCGGCGAGAGTACCTCTGCGTGCTATGAGGCTACACAGGTGCCTGCCGAGGAGCTCCGGCGCTTCGAGGACAACAAGAAGCTCTTTGATCTCCCAGCCCCGGAGGTGCGCACCGTCATCGAGCAGCCTGATCCGTACACGACCattaccaccaccaccgtggTGCCGCTGAAGGCGCCGTCCTTCGAATCTGTTGCGGCTCAAAACAAGTACTGGACGGCCGCGGGCTGCGGCCTCGCCGACGAGGAAGCATTCCTACTTGACCGCTCCATCACCAACCTCGCCATGGAGAAGAACCTGCAGGACATCAAGTTCTTTGGTAAGATTTTTGGCACACATAGCGACTACTTTGTTCTCCGCACGCGGCGCTACCTCGAGGCGGGCGAAACCGTATACGTGGAAACCAACACGATGGGAAAGCCGCCGCGAAAGAAGGGCATGGTGCCCGTGCAGGCTGAGCCAGGGTACGTCGGGGTGAATCGCTACACGTTCTGGGTAACCGCATCGCCCTCCGACAAGTGGGAGAAGCTGCCGGATGTAACGCCGCAGCAGATCAACGCGGCCCGCGAAACGAAGCGCTTTTTTACTGGAGACTTGTCAGCGTCTGTTGCGGCAACGTTTCCATGGGGAGAGGCCGCGTACCTGCGAGCACAGCTGGCGCGCATCACCAGCAGCACAACCATTGCTCCCCAAGGCGCGCTGGAAGAGCCAGAGCCGGAACAGGAAActgaagaggacgaggatgaGGACGCAGAGGATGGCGCGCAGCGGAAGCCGAAGGAGGCCAAGTACAAACCGCTGGTAGTCCCCTCGCCAGATTacggcgaggaagaggtggatgtggcgcagctgaCGATAGACCGCTGGGTACACGCGGAGGGGTACATTTACAAGAACGGTCGACAAACAAAGGTGCCGGAGAAGCCTGAgccagaggagggggagggggagggggaggaggaggccgaacCTGAGCCGGCCGAACCCGAGGCCGATGCTCagggcgaagaggaggaggaggagggggagccggaggaggatgaagaAGTGGAGCTCTTTGCTCCTATCCAGAACGACCACCTCTACGGCGTCGTCGACAtcccgcagccgccgccagccataaacgacgaggacgaagaggaggaggaggagcccgaggaggagggcgaggaggagcgcgggGAGCCGGATAACACGCCACTGAAGCCTTTGCGCGACGATGACGTCCCAGATGACGACCCGACAAAGATGAAGATTGCATGCTGGACGATGCGCGTGGAGAACAATGTTAGCAAGGCTCACCgcatggcggtggtgcaaTCCCTTCGCTGGCCCGGCGCCACTGCATACGCGGCTGAGGGCGGCAAGCGCTGGTCTTGCGTGTACTTTGGCAACGGCATGAAGAAGACGGATGCGGCCTTCACACCACCGCCCGCTCCCCCCGTGCAATCAGAGTGCGCCGACATCACAGAGGTGGAAGATCCAACCGCCACTGTGGAGAAGCTCGTTCGGCGCGGCGAGGAAATCCCGGAAgccgacagcgaggcggagccGGATGAgctggaggaagaggaggacagcTAA
- a CDS encoding putative acyl-CoA synthetase → MLQRLSRRSVFGYHGAPQVAALRCSLRFGTNIGGSYYQESDTAGTHQMNNDIRLGLVIKPQSTLVELWEQALKAWPTRRFLGSKMWVRGKLGYVWATYESINTEVEAMRTLLHSMGVEKGSRVVVISENRYEWVVVHFATMQLGAHFVALPTNVTPSEAQLVVKSTQSKVLFVETKASYAAIKGWIGRVGQLEHAICFEDQVGEGSYAVAISIAADVPEKTLARTDVRAEDTAMIVFTAGTTGPPKGVMLSHKSIVANVSSVYASLGEALTHSDMFMSLCSWCVAGALTTDLYQALCKGACVCIPPEILEGFQDLPLVNPSVIVSVAQPFQRAYANIVDDILNRGSFTKDLTRFVVGRITENRLMFKKPGRTLRAFSHALLGKFKAQFGSELRVAIIIGHQLTKDQSELMADLDVFVVNTYGFMEAGGLVATDVDVPQRLKALPGLEVRVVNEKNEIVSPGDLGEILVEAPNAMQGYFDVHIDPEEAKNSLVEYGSRTFVRSGDYGTLTGGWITVKGNKDVLITLANSKTVNPLEVEAALTKSPLIKQVFIYGNRRPYVVALVVANTKAIAAHLRKVERRDGVPLVNDREKADCIRTELRRVSQDLPPRAHVRRFAFVDEFTLANGFMTVKMGYARQKIEDHYVHYFEALYDETPKFYGFAVDDYDDLF, encoded by the coding sequence atgctgcagcgtctctcTCGTCGGTCGGTATTTGGCTACCACGGCGCGCCACAGGTCGCAGCGCTGAGGTGCTCGCTGCGGTTCGGCACAAATATCGGCGGGTCATACTACCAGGAGTCGGACACAGCCGGCACTCACCAGATGAACAATGACATTCGACTGGGCCTTGTCATCAAGCCGCAGAGTACGCTCGTGGAGCTGTGGGAGCAGGCACTGAAGGCGTGGCCGACCCGCCGCTTTCTGGGGAGCAAGATGTGGGTGCGTGGCAAGCTTGGCTACGTCTGGGCCACGTATGAGTCTATCAACACtgaggtggaggcgatgaGGACACTGCTACACAGTATGGGCGTCGAGAAGGGGTCTCGTGTTGTTGTTATCAGCGAGAACCGGTATGAGTGGGTTGTGGTGCACTTCGCCACGATGCAGCTAGGTGCGCACTTCGTGGCGCTCCCGACCAACGTCACCCCGTCAGAGGCGCAGCTCGTGGTGAAGAGCACACAGTCCAAGGTGCTCTTTGTCGAGACAAAGGCGTCGTACGCAGCCATCAAGGGGTGGATTGGCCGCGTGGGGCAGCTCGAGCACGCCATTTGTTTCGAGGATCAGGTTGGGGAGGGCAGCTATGCAGTTGCGATCAGCATTGCGGCAGATGTGCCTGAGAAGACTCTTGCGCGAACGGACGTCCGGGCCGAGGACACCGCGATGATTGTCTTCACAGCTGGTACCACGGGGCCGCCAAAGGGTGTCATGTTGTCTCACAAGAGCATCGTCGCGAACGTCAGCTCTGTGTACGCTAGCCTTggcgaggcgctgacgcACAGCGACATGTTCATGTCGCTGTGCTCGTGGTGCGTTGCGGGCGCCCTCACGACGGACTTGTACCAGGCACTGTGCaagggtgcgtgtgtgtgcatcccCCCTGAAATACTGGAGGGATTCCAAGACCTGCCCCTCGTTAACCCGAGCGTCATTGTCTCTGTAGCGCAGCCCTTTCAGCGCGCGTACGCGAACATCGTCGACGACATATTGAACCGTGGCAGCTTCACCAAGGACTTGACCCGCTTCGTTGTCGGCCGCATCACCGAAAACCGTCTCATGTTCAAAAAACCTGGTCGAACTCTCCGGGCCTTCTCCCACGCGTTGCTCGGCAAGTTCAAGGCGCAGTTTGGCTCAGAGTTGCGCGTCGCCATCATCATAGGCCACCAGCTCACCAAGGATCAGTCAGAGCTCATGGCAGACCTGGATGTGTTCGTGGTGAACACGTACGGCTTCATGGAGGCGGGTGGGCTCGTTGCCACCGACGTGGATGTGCCGCAGCGTCTCAAGGCCCTGCCCGGTCTCGAGGTGCGCGTCGTGAACGAGAAAAACGAGATTGTGTCACCAGGGGACTTGGGCGAGATCCTCGTAGAGGCCCCGAACGCCATGCAGGGCTACTTCGACGTGCATATCGACccagaggaggcgaagaaTTCGCTGGTGGAGTACGGAAGCCGCACCTTTGTGCGGTCCGGCGACTACGGCACCCTCACTGGGGGGTGGATAACGGTGAAGGGCAACAAAGACGTCCTTATCACGTTGGCGAACTCCAAGACAGTGAACCCGctcgaggtggaggcggcccTGACAAAGAGCCCGCTCATCAAGCAGGTCTTCATCTACGGCAATCGTCGCCCTTACGTCGTGGCGCTCGTGGTGGCCAACACTAAGGCCATCGCGGCGCACTTGCGCAAGGTGGAGCGCCGCGATGGTGTGCCGCTCGTCAACGACAGGGAGAAGGCGGACTGCATCCGCACCGAGCTGCGGCGCGTCTCGCAGGAtctgccgcctcgcgcgcacgtgcgccgcTTTGCATTTGTGGACGAGTTCACCCTCGCCAACGGCTTCATGACGGTGAAGATGGGCTACGCACGTCAGAAGATCGAGGATCACTACGTGCACTACTTTGAGGCCTTGTACGATGAAACGCCGAAGTTTTACGGGTTTGCCGTTGACGACTACGATGATTTGTTTTAG